The genomic DNA CCAGAGCTGCTTCACATtaaggaggaacaggaggaactgTGGAGCAGCCAGGACGATGATATCAACATGTTCATCTTCAGTCCTGTCCTTGTGAAGACTGAGGATGATGAAGAGAAACCTCAGTCACCACAGCTTCATCACAGCCACACTGAGGAGAACAGAGACTCTGtggaagaaccagaaccagatttACAGCCTGAAGACAGAACCTCAGACTCCTCAGAGACGGATGACAGCGATGATGACTGTACTGAAACCAGGGAGCCTGGTTTAAACTCTGTGAAACATCACCAAGACTCCTTCACATGCTCCGACTGCGGTAAAATGTTTGTCCACAAGACGAATCTGAAACGACACATCAAGTGCCACAATGGAGAGAAACCGTTCAGCTGCTCGTTCTGTGGTAAAAACTTCTCTCGGAGGGAACATCTGATCGCTCACATGAGATGTCACTCAGGAGAGAAACCGTTCAGCTGCTTGGTTTGCAACAACAGTTTCAGCCACAGCTGGTCGCTGGACAAACACATGAGAGTCCACAGTGGggagaaaccattcagctgCTCGCTGTGCAGCAAGACTTTCAGGCAGCGCTCGGACTTAGCGGCACACTTCAGGATTCACACGGGGGAGAGACCCTTCTCCTGTTCAGTTTGTAGCAACAGTTTCACTCAGCGTCACACTTTGGTTCAGCACATGAGGATCCACACTGGTCTGAAGCCTTTCACCTGTTCAGTCTGCGAGAAAAGATTCTCACGAAAGGGACACATGACGAGACACATGGCAGCTCACACAGGGGAGAAACTATTCAGCTGTAGCGGTTGTGAGCAGAGATTCACGTGGCAGTCGCAGTTTAAAAGACATGAGTGTGGTTCAGAGACCAGCAGCTCGaagtgaagctgcagcagaaacgTTTTCCTGCAAACCTCTAAGAGCAGGTACAATAAATTTTCTAGAGAACCAAGTCTGATGTTCTGTCTTTTGTGATCAGTCCTGAGCAGCAGATGTTTTAATTTTAAGTCAGCCCCTCCTCACAGTTTTGAAGAAGTAGTTCTACTGTTTTTAAACTTAGCATCTGAGAGATGAGACTGTTCTTATGTGGGTATAAGAAAGTTGTTATTTTAGTTTGGCATAAAAACCAGAAACAGGACGAAGCAGCTTGTCAGACTGTTTAAGAATCCACTGTTGAAATTTACCAGTTAGCATCTTGTGTCAGTTGTTAAACCCTTTGAACTCCCAAAATCCTGGAgaatttgaaaggcatgttattttttttaattgtacaaattttacaaaatgacaccatttatcagagccagaaactgtaaaaaaaaaaaagaaacagaaataattgtTGAATTTTGAACTTTTCTGATGGTCCTATTGTGTGATTTCTGGTTTCGTCTGGAAAATTTCctaaatctaaacttaaaatcaTGTTGATTATTTCatcaaatcactttattctacatgtctcatttttataattgcCAACAGTAAACTATTCGCAGTAGCCAGATTCTATAAAGAATAATGAAATAATAGATAATCTCGGTGCAGCTATGTAGCAGAATAAGTCATTGTAGGGGAATCTTTACAGCATCTATTGTGCATTGTGTATTAGAgtaccagaaaaaaacaagcaagatACTGTCCCTTCGTTATCTGCAAGTTTTTACATGTCGGTTCAGATAACTAGATTAACATTTTCATGACAATTGAGTGTTATTTTCCTCAAAAAACAGTAATAACAGTAATTCTGGCTTCAATCAACAGCAGTTTCAAAATGTCAAGCTCTAACATTGCTTTGAGGTTTATAAATGAAAATGCCTCTCATGTAATGTGGATCTGTTTCACTGGGTTTGATCTTGGAATTATTCTTAAAGATCCTCCTGAGTGTTGTGCTTCAGAGTTGCTCAAATGTATTTGGCTTTGTTTGTGGGTCTTATACTGAATCTGTTCAGTACATTAGTGCTATTAaatcatatttcaatattttgttttgagaTTAGTTTTCTTCTGTAAATTTACTATTATTAGTAACTTGagaatgttgtaaataaaagacTGGACTTATGAGTCGGTTCTTGCCAATGAATGGAGAACAGGAAGAAGACGCTTATTGTGAAATctgcagggatgtgatttttccgtgAATTCGCGGAATTCTGCTTTTTTGacgtttcaaaaaaaaaaaacctattttTTCACCCCAAAAAATCTGATTTCGTTTCCCCCAAGGTACGACTTTTAGATATTCCGAGACCGTatcaggcatgttatttggtgtatcaattttgagacccaacgtaaatcgcccaaattcgatgagaaaaaaaatatggggtgtaaggggtatagggttggatcgcacgtagttgtcaacagtgcgctggcaaaagcacgagttggaaacaacgactggagagcattatcgaaagttagatgtagctgggaaagcgaggtgcatggtgtgcgacgatgagacaaaacagcgacagaggatgccaagcactgatagaccacatgaaaacgaaaaatcatgccaggaaattgtacaaaaagcgttctaaccaccaaatgcccagcaattttttcacccggcggagggaagagacgcgacaacaggaccaaacatacgggatcagtagtgtgtacttgcaaccatagacataataaagagtagacgccgctcgggctgctgcgcagcgagaaatacggctgCCCTCTTGGTCTGATCACCcactccactcagcgctgtttgacagcgcatttaatccatcttaactctgaatattactgattttcacgtgtttttattttaattttttgctgcaaatgtcatacatgtagctatgataca from Acanthochromis polyacanthus isolate Apoly-LR-REF ecotype Palm Island chromosome 11, KAUST_Apoly_ChrSc, whole genome shotgun sequence includes the following:
- the LOC110966038 gene encoding gastrula zinc finger protein XlCGF8.2DB-like isoform X1, yielding MSRIQVLTVAGKPADGPTGGWPYSQLYEVQQMLVNKEDQDQEDPELLHIKEEQEELWSSQDDDINMFIFSPVLVKTEDDEEKPQSPQLHHSHTEENRDSVEEPEPDLQPEDRTSDSSETDDSDDDCTETREPGLNSVKHHQDSFTCSDCGKMFVHKTNLKRHIKCHNGEKPFSCSFCGKNFSRREHLIAHMRCHSGEKPFSCLVCNNSFSHSWSLDKHMRVHSGEKPFSCSLCSKTFRQRSDLAAHFRIHTGERPFSCSVCSNSFTQRHTLVQHMRIHTGLKPFTCSVCEKRFSRKGHMTRHMAAHTGEKLFSCSGCEQRFTWQSQFKRHECGSETSSSK
- the LOC110966038 gene encoding gastrula zinc finger protein XlCGF8.2DB-like isoform X2, which encodes MLVNKEDQDQEDPELLHIKEEQEELWSSQDDDINMFIFSPVLVKTEDDEEKPQSPQLHHSHTEENRDSVEEPEPDLQPEDRTSDSSETDDSDDDCTETREPGLNSVKHHQDSFTCSDCGKMFVHKTNLKRHIKCHNGEKPFSCSFCGKNFSRREHLIAHMRCHSGEKPFSCLVCNNSFSHSWSLDKHMRVHSGEKPFSCSLCSKTFRQRSDLAAHFRIHTGERPFSCSVCSNSFTQRHTLVQHMRIHTGLKPFTCSVCEKRFSRKGHMTRHMAAHTGEKLFSCSGCEQRFTWQSQFKRHECGSETSSSK